Within Azospirillum thiophilum, the genomic segment AACATGGAGAAGTGCTACGGCATCTCCAAGGCCGGCGAGAACGGCTGCGCCCACGCCAAGGGCCTGCATTCCTGCGCCGGCAACACCAGCCTGACCTATGACGGCGGCGACTGGAAGCTGGTCAAGGCCGGCACCTGCGCCGCGGAGAACGGCCAGCTGAAGCCGTTCGAGGGCGCCAACCCGAAGAAGAAGGCCTGACGCCATGGCCGCGACGACGCCTCCCCCTGCTGCGGCCCGCGCCGCCGGCCCCGTCCTGGACCGGGCAACTCCGGCTCC encodes:
- a CDS encoding DUF2282 domain-containing protein: MTATRTKTLALLPVAGALAGALTLLAGPAAAQQANMEKCYGISKAGENGCAHAKGLHSCAGNTSLTYDGGDWKLVKAGTCAAENGQLKPFEGANPKKKA